Part of the Sorghum bicolor cultivar BTx623 chromosome 1, Sorghum_bicolor_NCBIv3, whole genome shotgun sequence genome, TATTTCCTCGTGTACTGCTatgcttgggccttgtttagttcccaaaaaattttgcaaaatttttcagattccccatcacatcgaatctttagatgcatgcatgaagtattaaatatagacgaaaataaaaactaattatatagtttggtcggaattgatgagatgaatcttttgaacctagttagtccatgattagacaatatttgtcacaaacaaacgaaagtgctacagtacctgttttgcaaatttttttggaactaaacaaggccttgagctACCTGAGATTTATTAATTACTATTACTACTCAAATATATGATGTACACCTGCAAATACACAGAAACAGAACACAAGCGGTTCATCTAAAATCTTGATGTGGAGGCAAACAAAGAATGGACCACTACAATGTTTCTTGCATTCTTAAACAAATTCGGTTGCAACCACAACATTAACCATGCATAATCATCACCAGTCAACCAACTGGTAAGACATGAATGGAACTAATTAAATGAAGGGCAATTGATCAGTGATTCAGTAACAATAGCAACAGTAGGCTTCCCTTGCATTTGTACTCCAAACAATCTAGGAGGATCAAACTAGGCATGGATCACATGCATGAAGATATGCAATGCGATAGAACATACAATGGGAATATGCAATGCAAAGATATACGAGAAGCAGCAATTCCTAAGGAATCATTCCAATCACATAAAGCTGAAATTAACCAAATTCTGGAAGAAGTAAAGATGAAAGGAAGGAATCTAGGAGATGAAAGAGAGATTATTACAGGTTGCACCCTTGCAATGACACCTAATTCAAGCTGACCGGACCCCTCCTTGTCCAGTCCAAATCCATCCATGATCAGATTTGTAATTCACAGAAACCCTTTCCCAAAGAAGTGAAATAACAGAAAACGCCCAAAACTTGCTGTTGCTTTCTTCCCCGATTTCGGCCGCCGCTACTCCTCCGGCTCCGGCGGAGGGACGACGGAAACGAAGCTGGCTGCCGCGGCGGCGTTGGCCTCGGCGACGGACTTGAGCTTCTGGAGGTTGAGCCTGATGACGGTGTCAGCGAAGAGGCGGGTGTCGTCCTCGGTGTTGCCGTCGGGGACGTCGACGACATAGGACTCGAGCACGACGGTGCAGATCCCGGGGTCCGCGAGCTCGGAGACGGTGGTGACAGAGCGGTAGTTCCGAAGGCGGTGCTCGCCTCCGGTGATGGAGAAGCCGAAGACCCTGGCGGCGTCGTCGAGGAGGTCGAGGCGCTCGGTGCTGGTGCTGGCGGGGAGGCCCGAGATGACGCTGACCTCGCGGAGGCGGCCGGGGCGGAGCGCGTCGCCGGCTTCGGGGTCCGGGCGGAGCGCGCAGCTGCGGATGAAGTGCTTGTACACCTGCGGGCAGTCGAAGCGGCGGACGATGGCCCAGACGGCGGCAGGCGGTGCCTGGATGCGCTGCGCCAGCAGCGAGGAGCATTGGCCCTCCCCCACGGCGTAGCGGTGGTGCGCGTCCACCGTCGACCGCAGCTGCTCGTACTCCGCCGCCGTCAGCCCCAGCCCCGCCGGCACCTCCACGTCCCCGCCCGCACCCTGCTTGTCCATCGCCTTGGGCTCGATTGGATTCGCTGAGATGATTagggaagagaaggggaggggaggggagaaaTGGCGAGCTGGAGCGCGAGTATATTTAATACACAGCGGGCGAGATGGGGAATTGGGATTTGGGCTTTCTACCATCCCTCGCTCCCTGTCTAGCCACCTTTGCCCCCGCGTGCCTTCAGAGTTCACTCGTTGGAGCTTTATTAGGTTGTAGTACCATAGATTATGGTTTTCTCTTTAATAAACTTTACCAAATCTAGATATAGGTGTTGTTTGGTTtcacccaaaatctaaaaacttttcaagattttctatcacattgaatcttgtcaTTAAATgagtgtttagttccaaaaaaaaaatgcaaaaagtAAAATGCCA contains:
- the LOC8055151 gene encoding abscisic acid receptor PYR1 translates to MVESPNPNSPSRPLCIKYTRAPARHFSPPLPFSSLIISANPIEPKAMDKQGAGGDVEVPAGLGLTAAEYEQLRSTVDAHHRYAVGEGQCSSLLAQRIQAPPAAVWAIVRRFDCPQVYKHFIRSCALRPDPEAGDALRPGRLREVSVISGLPASTSTERLDLLDDAARVFGFSITGGEHRLRNYRSVTTVSELADPGICTVVLESYVVDVPDGNTEDDTRLFADTVIRLNLQKLKSVAEANAAAAASFVSVVPPPEPEE